The sequence below is a genomic window from Ornithobacterium rhinotracheale.
AGTCATCTTCTAGGTCTAAGTCCGTGTTTTTATCTGTTACCTTATAATCTGTAAGCACGCCAGCTCTTTCTCTAAGGGCTGCCCAGTAGGTAGCAGATTCGTTGCTTACATTGCCTTCTAGCTCATACTGTGCCTCGATATAGTTTAAGTACGCCTCGGAGGCTCTGAATAGCAAGCAGCCATTTACACTCTTTTGTGCTGAATTCTGCTGTGGGTAGGGGTCTAGGCCAAGGCCTTTTCTAATCTCGTAGCCAGTGGCAGAGAGGTTTCCTCCTTCTGAGAATTTAGGTAGGTAGAAGGTGTTTTTATTGGTATTGAATTGGTCGCTTCTTTTCTTTACAAACATAGCAATGCGCTCGTCTCGTTTATTGGCGAGGTTGGTCGAGAGCTTTTTAGGGTCGTTGTAGGAGGCGAGGATAGTTGCGTCTTTATAGACGGGCTCTCCGTTTTTACCTAAGTAGGCATCCATCAAGCCTTGTGTAAAGCCTGATTGGCTTCCTAGTTTTAGGTATACTTGTGTGGCGTGTGCTACGGCGAGGTCTACATTATAGCTTCTCCATAGCAATACCTCATCATACTTGCCCATATCGGTGTCGGCAAACATCATATAGTAGGGGTTGGTTCCTACTTCTAGGCTTTTAACCTTGTGGTTGCTTGGGGTGAGGCTTACATTTTTGATTACCTTCTCGGCGGCATCTTTGGCTTGGGTAAGGAAGAATTCTATTTCCTTGTCATAGCCATCGGGGTAGTTTACATCTTGCGGGTTTCCTGGCCAGCCTTGCCCCCCTGGTACAAAGGCGGTGCCTCTGTGGTATTTGAGCCAAGTGCCTTCGTATAGGGCTACTCTGGATTTGAATAGCTGTGCTACTTCTTGGCTTATTCTGTTTTTATTGGCTACGGGGTTGGGGCTTAGGTATTTTATGGCCTCGTCTAAGTCTTCTAAGATGAAGCGGGCTACTAGGTTTCTGGGGCTTCTTTTAGAGCGCTTGATGAGCTCCGCTCTATCCTCTGATAGCGGCTCCTTGATGATTGGGAAGTCGCCTAGCTTGGTGAGCTTGCCATAGTATGTGTAAGCTCTTAGGAAGTAGGCTTCGCCAATGGCTTGGTTAATCTCGGCTTTGCTTCCTTTGATTTCTCCGGCTTTGTATTTAGGGAGTACTTTGCCAAGGAAGTAGTTTACCTTGCGGATATTGTTTAGTTTCCATACGGAGGCTTTGTTTGGCACTTTCTTCCAGCCTGGAAGCCATATATCATCTGAGGAGTTTCTTTTTGCTTGGTTATCGGTATTGTTGTCCAGCAAAGTATTCCCCATAGAGTAGTCTCCATTGGTGTAAAAGAAGGATTTGTATAAATCTAAGGTGTAAGCGGATAGCTGCCCTGCGTTGTTAAAATAGGCATCTGGACTTACTTGTGATAGGGGTTCCCTGTCTAGGAAATCGTTACAAGCACTTAGCGAATAGAGGGCTAATAGTGCGATTATTATTTTATTTATCTTCTTCATTATTTTAAACTTTTTTAGAAATTGATGCTAATTCCTGTGGATACTACTTTGGAGAGTGGGTACATTTTCCCTTGCCCGCTAGCGCCGCCGATTACCTCGGGGTCAAATAGCGAAGAGAGCTTTGTCCAAGTGAATAGGTTTTCTCCTGAGATATAGAATCGCACTCTGTTCATATAGATGCTCTGTACTAATTTCTTTGGCAAGGTGTAGCCTAGCTGA
It includes:
- a CDS encoding RagB/SusD family nutrient uptake outer membrane protein, whose product is MKKINKIIIALLALYSLSACNDFLDREPLSQVSPDAYFNNAGQLSAYTLDLYKSFFYTNGDYSMGNTLLDNNTDNQAKRNSSDDIWLPGWKKVPNKASVWKLNNIRKVNYFLGKVLPKYKAGEIKGSKAEINQAIGEAYFLRAYTYYGKLTKLGDFPIIKEPLSEDRAELIKRSKRSPRNLVARFILEDLDEAIKYLSPNPVANKNRISQEVAQLFKSRVALYEGTWLKYHRGTAFVPGGQGWPGNPQDVNYPDGYDKEIEFFLTQAKDAAEKVIKNVSLTPSNHKVKSLEVGTNPYYMMFADTDMGKYDEVLLWRSYNVDLAVAHATQVYLKLGSQSGFTQGLMDAYLGKNGEPVYKDATILASYNDPKKLSTNLANKRDERIAMFVKKRSDQFNTNKNTFYLPKFSEGGNLSATGYEIRKGLGLDPYPQQNSAQKSVNGCLLFRASEAYLNYIEAQYELEGNVSNESATYWAALRERAGVLTDYKVTDKNTDLDLEDDFAVYSAGQKVEVTLYNIRRERRCELVAEGLRMDDLKRWRALDQVKNYQVRGIKIWEWLQPGVLNSNELKNFSDLRYEPAKSPNMSSPDIGPYFYIYRIKSDNRFYEGYTWVKAHYYEPIAFEELQLAAPDGNPNNSVIYQNPGWPTLAGGVAEIN